In Microbacterium maritypicum, the following are encoded in one genomic region:
- a CDS encoding ABC transporter ATP-binding protein, giving the protein MNIPVIEAHALTKTFGMTRALAGVDLAIHRGESVAIMGASGSGKTTLLHVLAGITTPDAGSVVFRPTEGVPIEVTALGESARSRLRRERFGFVFQQGLLIPELTAVENVALASMINGIRRQDAIQHAASWLAALGLAGMEDRRIGELSGGQAQRVAIARAQATGAELVFADEPTGALDSHTSSEVMDALLWSTTAQGRTLVVVTHDPEVASRCTRTVAVRDGRIVSSAVAA; this is encoded by the coding sequence ATGAACATCCCCGTGATCGAAGCCCATGCCCTGACCAAGACCTTCGGGATGACACGCGCCCTCGCCGGAGTCGATCTCGCGATCCATCGCGGTGAGTCCGTCGCGATCATGGGCGCCTCAGGTTCCGGCAAGACGACCCTGCTGCATGTACTGGCCGGAATCACCACGCCGGATGCGGGCAGCGTTGTCTTCCGGCCGACTGAAGGCGTTCCCATCGAGGTCACCGCGCTCGGTGAATCCGCGCGGTCGCGACTGCGCCGCGAGAGGTTCGGCTTCGTCTTCCAGCAGGGGCTGCTCATCCCGGAGCTGACGGCAGTGGAGAACGTCGCGCTGGCGTCGATGATCAACGGCATCCGACGTCAGGATGCCATCCAGCATGCGGCGTCGTGGCTCGCCGCCCTCGGTCTCGCGGGCATGGAGGATCGCCGGATCGGCGAGCTCTCCGGCGGTCAGGCCCAGCGCGTCGCCATCGCGCGTGCGCAGGCCACGGGCGCGGAGCTCGTCTTCGCCGACGAGCCGACCGGTGCTCTCGACTCGCACACGTCGTCCGAGGTCATGGATGCCCTGCTGTGGTCGACCACCGCCCAGGGCCGGACCCTCGTCGTGGTCACCCATGACCCCGAGGTGGCCAGTCGCTGCACCCGCACGGTCGCCGTCCGCGACGGACGAATCGTCTCTTCGGCGGTGGCCGCGTGA